From Laspinema palackyanum D2c, one genomic window encodes:
- a CDS encoding GDP-mannose 4,6-dehydratase: MKKALICGISGQDGAYLAQLLLSKGYTVCGTSRDAQMSSFRNLTRLGIREQVKLESMSLNDFRSVLQILTKIEPDEVYNLAGQSSVGLSFDQPVETLESIATGTLNLLEAIRFTGKTIKFYNAGSSECFGDTGDRAADETTPFRPRSPYAVAKATAFWEVANYREAYGLFACSGILYNHESPLRPERFVTQKIIAAACRIAGGSREKVNLGNISVQRDWGYAPEYVEAMYLMLQHPDPDDYVIATGETHRLEDFVAIAFSSVGLDWQEWVNIDTSLYRPTDIAVGRGNPGKAKAKLGWEATSKMPEVVRQMVEAKRQGI, translated from the coding sequence ATGAAAAAAGCGCTAATTTGTGGAATTTCCGGTCAAGATGGAGCCTATCTAGCCCAATTACTCCTTTCCAAGGGCTATACGGTTTGTGGTACCTCTCGCGACGCGCAAATGTCATCCTTTCGCAATCTGACCCGCTTAGGCATTCGCGAACAAGTCAAGTTAGAATCCATGTCCCTAAATGACTTTCGCAGTGTGTTACAAATTTTGACAAAAATTGAACCCGATGAGGTGTACAATCTCGCGGGACAAAGTTCTGTGGGGCTATCCTTCGATCAACCTGTGGAAACGTTAGAAAGTATTGCCACCGGGACGCTGAACTTGTTGGAAGCGATTCGGTTTACGGGAAAAACCATTAAATTTTATAATGCGGGGTCCAGTGAATGTTTTGGCGATACGGGCGATCGCGCGGCGGATGAAACCACCCCATTTCGGCCCCGCAGTCCCTACGCTGTCGCCAAAGCTACCGCCTTTTGGGAAGTCGCCAACTATCGGGAAGCTTACGGATTATTTGCCTGTTCTGGAATTTTGTATAATCATGAGTCTCCCCTGAGACCCGAACGGTTTGTCACGCAAAAAATTATTGCTGCTGCCTGTCGGATTGCCGGGGGGAGTCGCGAAAAAGTAAACCTCGGGAATATTTCCGTACAACGGGACTGGGGTTACGCGCCGGAATATGTAGAGGCGATGTATTTGATGTTACAGCACCCGGACCCGGATGATTATGTGATTGCCACCGGGGAAACCCATCGGTTGGAGGATTTTGTGGCGATCGCCTTTTCTAGTGTGGGACTGGATTGGCAGGAGTGGGTCAATATTGACACCAGTTTATATCGACCCACCGATATTGCCGTGGGTCGAGGCAATCCAGGCAAGGCGAAAGCCAAGCTGGGATGGGAGGCGACGTCGAAAATGCCCGAGGTGGTTAGACAGATGGTAGAGGCCAAAAGGCAAGGGATTTAA
- a CDS encoding NAD-dependent succinate-semialdehyde dehydrogenase, protein MAIASINPVTGETIQTFTALTDAEVQAKLEKAQQAFEKYRRIPLAQRAVWMNAAADILEKNKEHYGKIMTLEMGKTLASAIAEAEKSALGCRYYAENAAQFLADVPGQTDASNSFVRYQPLGPVLAVMPWNFPFWQVFRFAAPALMAGNVGLLKHASNVPQCALAIEEIFTEAGFPEGVFQTLLIGADKVGNVIADDRVQAAALTGSEFAGSSLAEKAGKYIKKTVLELGGSDPFIVMKSADLEVAAATATKARMINNGQSCIAAKRFIVEEAIADEFEQRLIEHFKALRVGDPMDPATDIGPLATRSILEELHQQVLACVENGAKAATGGIPLIDRPGNFYPPTLITDIPLGIPAEREEFFGPVALLFRVANIDEAIARANDIPFGLGASAWTNEPQERDRFIEELEAGAVFINGLVKSDPRLPFGGIKRSGYGRELSIQGIHEFVNIKSVWVK, encoded by the coding sequence GTGGCTATTGCCAGTATCAACCCGGTGACGGGAGAAACGATACAAACCTTTACAGCCCTAACCGATGCGGAAGTCCAGGCTAAACTGGAAAAAGCGCAACAGGCTTTTGAAAAATATCGGCGGATTCCTCTTGCCCAACGGGCGGTATGGATGAATGCCGCAGCGGATATTTTGGAAAAAAATAAAGAGCACTATGGGAAAATCATGACCCTGGAAATGGGCAAAACCCTCGCTTCGGCGATCGCAGAGGCGGAAAAAAGTGCCTTGGGTTGTCGGTATTATGCAGAGAATGCCGCCCAATTCCTGGCAGATGTTCCCGGACAAACCGACGCCAGTAACAGCTTTGTGCGCTACCAACCCCTGGGCCCGGTTTTAGCGGTGATGCCCTGGAACTTTCCATTTTGGCAAGTATTTCGCTTTGCGGCCCCGGCCCTGATGGCGGGAAATGTGGGTCTACTCAAACACGCCTCCAATGTGCCGCAATGCGCCCTTGCCATTGAAGAGATTTTTACCGAAGCGGGATTTCCCGAGGGTGTCTTCCAAACTTTGTTAATAGGTGCTGACAAAGTAGGGAACGTGATCGCTGATGATCGCGTCCAAGCAGCGGCTTTGACCGGATCCGAGTTTGCCGGTTCCAGTTTAGCGGAAAAAGCCGGGAAATATATCAAGAAAACTGTCCTAGAATTAGGAGGGAGTGATCCGTTTATTGTAATGAAGAGCGCGGATCTAGAAGTTGCCGCAGCAACGGCGACCAAAGCGCGGATGATTAATAATGGGCAGTCTTGTATCGCAGCAAAACGCTTCATTGTCGAAGAAGCGATCGCGGATGAATTTGAGCAACGCTTGATTGAGCATTTCAAAGCATTACGGGTAGGAGACCCAATGGATCCGGCCACGGATATCGGACCCCTGGCCACTCGCTCAATCCTAGAGGAATTACACCAACAAGTGTTAGCTTGTGTGGAAAATGGAGCAAAAGCGGCGACTGGGGGCATTCCTTTAATTGATCGTCCCGGAAACTTCTATCCGCCAACGCTAATCACCGATATTCCCCTCGGAATACCGGCAGAACGGGAAGAATTTTTTGGACCCGTGGCCTTGTTATTTCGGGTGGCCAATATAGATGAAGCGATCGCCCGGGCGAACGATATTCCCTTTGGTTTGGGTGCTTCTGCTTGGACGAACGAACCCCAAGAGCGCGATCGCTTTATCGAAGAACTCGAAGCCGGTGCCGTCTTTATTAATGGCTTAGTCAAATCCGACCCGCGCCTGCCCTTTGGTGGCATCAAACGGTCCGGATATGGACGCGAATTAAGCATTCAAGGCATTCACGAATTCGTGAACATCAAAAGCGTTTGGGTCAAATAA
- a CDS encoding acetolactate synthase large subunit, protein MGELNTAELLVHCLENEGVQYIFGLPGEENLAVLKALSNSSIQFITTRHEQGAAFMADVYGRLTGKAGVCLSTLGPGATNLMTGVADANLDGAPLVAITGQVGTDRMHIESHQYLDLVAMFEPVTKWNAQIVRPSITPEIVRKAFKRAQTEKPGAVHIDLPENIAAMPVVGEPLRKDKQEKSYASYQGLNEAAAAISRANNPLILVGNGAIRAHAGSVLTEFATRLHIPVTNTFMGKGVIPYTHPLALWTTGLQQRDYITCAFEQTDLVIAVGYDLIEYSPKKWNPDGKIPIIHINATPSEIDSSYIPIVEVVGDISDSLMEILHRADRQSKPTPHACELRADIRADYEQYATDDGFPIKPQKLIYDLRQVMGPDDIVISDVGAHKMWIARHYHCDRPNTCLISNGFAAMGIAIPGALAAKLVYPDRKIVAVTGDGGFMMNCQELETALRVGTPFVTIIFNDGGYGLIEWKQQNHYGESAFIKFTNPDFVKFAESMGLKGYRIESAADLIPTLKEALAQDVPAVIDCPVDYSENIRFSQKAGGLNCTI, encoded by the coding sequence ATGGGTGAACTTAACACCGCCGAACTCTTAGTTCATTGTCTGGAAAATGAAGGCGTCCAATACATTTTTGGACTCCCCGGAGAAGAAAACCTCGCCGTTTTAAAAGCGCTGAGTAACTCTTCAATTCAATTTATTACCACCCGTCACGAACAAGGCGCGGCATTCATGGCCGATGTTTACGGACGGTTGACCGGAAAAGCCGGAGTCTGCCTCTCCACCTTGGGTCCCGGTGCCACCAACTTGATGACAGGGGTCGCCGATGCCAACTTAGATGGTGCTCCTCTTGTCGCCATTACTGGACAAGTCGGAACTGATCGGATGCATATTGAATCCCATCAATATTTAGACTTGGTGGCAATGTTTGAACCCGTCACCAAATGGAACGCACAAATTGTCCGTCCCAGCATCACCCCGGAAATTGTTCGCAAAGCTTTTAAACGGGCACAAACGGAAAAACCTGGGGCGGTTCATATCGATTTACCGGAAAATATTGCCGCCATGCCGGTTGTCGGTGAACCCTTGAGAAAAGATAAGCAAGAAAAAAGCTATGCCTCTTATCAAGGATTAAATGAAGCAGCAGCAGCGATTTCTCGGGCGAATAATCCCCTCATTTTAGTCGGAAATGGCGCAATTCGCGCTCATGCCGGGTCTGTGTTAACGGAATTTGCCACTCGCCTGCATATTCCGGTGACCAATACCTTTATGGGGAAAGGCGTCATTCCCTATACTCATCCCCTTGCCTTGTGGACAACCGGATTGCAACAGCGTGATTATATTACCTGTGCGTTTGAGCAAACGGATCTGGTGATTGCCGTGGGCTATGATTTGATTGAGTATTCCCCGAAAAAATGGAATCCAGACGGAAAAATTCCAATCATTCATATTAATGCAACTCCTTCGGAAATTGATAGTAGTTATATCCCAATTGTGGAAGTGGTGGGGGATATTTCTGACTCGTTGATGGAAATTTTGCATCGCGCCGATCGCCAGAGTAAACCCACCCCTCACGCCTGCGAACTTCGCGCCGATATTCGCGCCGATTATGAACAGTATGCTACGGATGATGGATTTCCCATCAAACCGCAAAAACTGATTTATGACTTGCGCCAGGTGATGGGACCGGATGATATTGTCATCTCTGATGTGGGTGCCCATAAGATGTGGATTGCCCGCCACTATCATTGCGATCGGCCCAATACCTGTTTAATTTCCAATGGATTTGCTGCAATGGGAATTGCGATTCCTGGCGCATTAGCGGCTAAATTAGTCTATCCCGATCGCAAAATTGTAGCCGTAACCGGCGATGGCGGATTCATGATGAACTGCCAAGAATTAGAAACCGCCCTGCGCGTCGGAACCCCCTTCGTAACCATCATCTTTAACGATGGCGGATACGGACTGATTGAGTGGAAACAACAGAACCACTATGGCGAATCTGCCTTCATCAAATTCACCAATCCCGACTTTGTGAAATTTGCAGAAAGTATGGGATTAAAAGGCTATCGCATTGAATCCGCAGCGGATTTAATTCCCACTCTGAAAGAAGCCCTCGCCCAGGATGTTCCAGCGGTGATTGACTGTCCGGTTGACTATAGCGAAAACATCCGCTTTAGTCAAAAAGCAGGCGGATTGAACTGCACCATCTAA
- the xth gene encoding exodeoxyribonuclease III, which translates to MKIATWNVNSIRTRLEQVTDWLQTNPVEVLCLQETKVVDADFPRSPLEALGYHLYISGQKSYNGVALLSKTPLTDVSIGFTPILGPEVAELDEQKRVITGVFEDIRILNLYVPNGSSVGSDKYSYKLTWLKTLENYLKNILDKTDKLCICGDFNIALEAIDIHRKTTPNDIMASPAERAALTQILELGLTDAFRLFNSEPGQFSWWDYRAGAFARNRGWRIDHHYVTPKLKERAIGCTIDTAPRQLSKPSDHTPVILELE; encoded by the coding sequence ATGAAAATTGCCACTTGGAACGTTAACTCGATTAGAACTCGATTAGAACAAGTAACCGACTGGTTACAGACCAACCCCGTTGAGGTATTGTGCTTGCAGGAAACAAAGGTAGTCGATGCGGATTTTCCGCGATCGCCCTTAGAAGCATTAGGCTATCACCTTTATATCTCCGGCCAAAAATCTTACAACGGGGTTGCTTTATTAAGTAAAACTCCCCTCACCGATGTCAGCATCGGTTTCACCCCCATCCTCGGTCCAGAAGTCGCCGAATTAGACGAACAAAAGCGCGTCATCACCGGAGTTTTTGAAGATATTCGCATCCTCAATCTCTACGTTCCCAATGGTTCATCCGTCGGCAGTGATAAATATAGCTATAAACTAACCTGGCTGAAAACCCTGGAAAACTATCTTAAAAATATTCTTGACAAAACCGATAAATTATGTATTTGCGGTGACTTTAATATTGCCTTAGAAGCCATAGATATTCATCGAAAAACCACCCCCAATGATATCATGGCCTCCCCCGCAGAACGGGCCGCCTTAACCCAAATTTTAGAACTCGGCTTAACCGATGCCTTCCGCCTATTTAATTCAGAACCGGGACAGTTTAGCTGGTGGGATTATCGCGCCGGTGCCTTCGCCCGAAATCGCGGCTGGCGCATCGACCATCATTATGTTACCCCGAAGCTGAAAGAACGGGCGATCGGCTGTACCATTGACACTGCACCCCGGCAGTTATCCAAACCCAGTGATCACACCCCAGTGATTTTAGAATTAGAGTGA
- a CDS encoding DUF2225 domain-containing protein, whose protein sequence is MTTVHREKVKCPCCKKALTIDVLGSTNSVGCYTDFHGLTMGYAPLPILMNTCPNCGFSGYRQDFSTKLDKNLKSQIETVITPLCPAEELNAGRRYELHAKIREMAGDNAWELAQEYLKGAWAAFDEQTVNETHLRQLAINYFEKALAEQLVPPDEKPNITYLIGELYRRIGEIEAAHQYFNQVIQQAETNPAWDKMANYALQQRDNPQLRFKA, encoded by the coding sequence ATGACCACTGTTCATCGAGAAAAAGTCAAATGTCCCTGTTGCAAAAAAGCTCTAACAATTGATGTTTTAGGAAGCACCAATTCGGTCGGTTGCTATACAGATTTTCACGGCCTCACAATGGGTTATGCACCCCTGCCCATTCTCATGAATACTTGCCCCAATTGTGGGTTTTCGGGTTACCGTCAAGATTTTAGCACTAAATTAGATAAAAATCTCAAAAGTCAAATTGAGACAGTGATTACCCCATTGTGCCCAGCAGAAGAACTCAATGCAGGGCGTCGCTATGAACTCCATGCAAAAATTCGGGAAATGGCGGGGGATAATGCTTGGGAATTGGCCCAGGAATATCTGAAAGGAGCATGGGCGGCATTCGACGAACAAACAGTCAATGAGACCCATTTACGTCAGTTAGCTATAAATTATTTCGAGAAAGCTCTAGCAGAACAGCTTGTGCCTCCGGATGAGAAACCAAATATTACCTATTTGATTGGGGAACTATATCGGCGCATTGGTGAGATTGAGGCGGCGCACCAGTATTTTAATCAGGTGATTCAACAAGCGGAAACCAACCCAGCATGGGACAAAATGGCAAACTATGCCCTCCAACAACGGGATAATCCGCAACTAAGGTTTAAAGCTTAG